One window of Nakaseomyces glabratus chromosome A, complete sequence genomic DNA carries:
- the VPS8 gene encoding CORVET complex membrane-binding subunit VPS8 (CAGL0A00781g~Ortholog(s) have Golgi apparatus localization), producing the protein MDEGKTDASGLGKMLTGSYIVDKDNDYCKESVLNERGKKLIKNVSNCSDSEVYASRMLEQLPLDYFTKSEMARSLIKWSSYSHIYSSLTPYGYPTCFLPTRSHLVIGTSKGMILIFDFREFLHGILIPQSSTSDADNALRDAVKILKISEDGTHVAGAYESGHVFLWDINITGSNGSDDSKIEPIRAILYVDDYINMTVIGLDFYGNRHTGLIVGVQETGTITYHSGKRNHLWKLVYTNAIVLKVPSNERLLLCNCKAYEDVVFCGILTSKYFAVMKLGEVPKLIYNEPIKATSQQLGLNYSMSWNANISRVAYSVNTNLSCVALEGNNAYELMKVHDYTTSESISSLQWLSRDLVGVLTISHQFLLLDSSNGFKANAIVDLLEQDILRPPSTHFQWYDSKAFLFSTYSFKIGHLMTWSQLVLTSVQKGNYIESLLLLEYFLNEESKLNNILFYENKDTPKKKVLFEPFYNLAMAAVGFLIKSEIASNSKYEELFTLIFRIWGQFTNGRQSSIVANEDLIDKISELLPNEKKSLYYEALALAVVYGKVKRLPAESFKELIQDQATKRHVIRLQEILTSLDVANLDIDLAVRVCNKEGLIDLSIYIWNMIFNDYLTPFIEFLQSIATSNGTKTTAAQNLSIGINDPRMVFKYLECIFGSKQYPLGNRNIPVKSAQIAFEQILSVLFSGTSIRWPLSSTNNFQLYKMDEEPAFPYLTLLLDYNVESCLQMLDHLFESDILNVDESDLDGDSVFSRQYITEILMDYMLNNKNNGNGVAVGTFIARNCPKYPQFIHVSNKYYDSIIDVICNNKIESLKKRSETALEAIISKYTPKDENQFVEMIKKNMFLKALVMFYRISNKFSDMIEIIVGDESASAFTSQETSDILNFVLRNVKESIDKLKIKDAIACHFNQIIQNVDLDEFITICQNFDPALHDSILLNEDEDLKYRYINILFDDTKLLPEERPALLGWYLHESVKRGDEKKLIDLLNKITRPPKDVNNLIEYLIHSTFFESASILYSLLGDKFQQLRTLLSAVECLNKNNINQELIKPHIFKAVSIANSAVVDEKKYWCAILECLIRLFISDNISTVNGGFQLYSMMVNVFVSISEKGYDIDNEDTKRFSKIFENALENQELLLVKSNRFRDGFVEIFNQYNLSENVLKLVLAVVMNYSSESDILYLLSQRRGWSIGSDVCEICGKKLWGIGLAKKDFETWKIRFENESDFYKLSLNHDVVVFKCRHAFHDKCLGNLGQNGEYHCLFCRYKV; encoded by the coding sequence ATGGATGAAGGAAAAACAGACGCCTCAGGTCTCGGAAAAATGCTGACAGGCTCATACATTGTGGATAAGGACAATGACTATTGTAAAGAATCTGTACTAAATGAAAGGGGGAAGAAATTGATTAAAAATGTTAGCAACTGTAGTGACAGTGAGGTTTATGCGTCAAGAATGTTAGAACAACTTCCATTGGATTATTTCACCAAATCAGAGATGGCCAGGTCACTAATAAAATGGTCTTCTTATTCACATATTTATTCATCTTTGACACCTTACGGCTATCCAACATGTTTTTTGCCTACTCGATCTCATCTTGTTATAGGCACATCGAAAGGAATGATACTAATCTTTGATTTTAGAGAGTTTCTACATGGTATTTTAATTCCTCAGTCTTCTACTTCCGATGCAGATAATGCATTAAGAGATGCTgtgaaaatattaaaaatttctGAGGATGGCACACATGTGGCTGGTGCTTATGAGTCGGGCCATGTGTTTTTATGGGATATCAACATTACAGGATCTAATGGATCAGATGATAGTAAAATTGAACCAATCAGAGCAATCTTATACGTTGATGACTATATTAATATGACCGTTATTGGTTTGGACTTTTATGGTAACCGTCACACAGGTCTAATAGTAGGTGTTCAGGAGACAGGCACCATTACTTACCATTCTGGAAAACGCAACCACCTCTGGAAGCTAGTTTACACTAATGCTATCGTATTGAAAGTTCCTAGTAATGAGAGGCTATTATTATGCAATTGCAAGGCCTATGAAGATGTTGTTTTTTGCGGAATATTGACAAGTAAATACTTTGCAGTCATGAAATTGGGTGAAGTTCCTAAACTAATATATAACGAACCAATTAAGGCAACAAGTCAGCAATTAGGACTAAACTATTCCATGTCTTGGAATGCAAACATATCTAGAGTGGCCTATTCTGTCAATACAAATTTGTCATGTGTAGCACTTGAAGGAAATAACGCGTACGAACTTATGAAAGTCCATGATTATACAACCTCGGAAAGCATATCTTCTCTACAATGGTTATCTAGAGATTTGGTTGGAGTTTTGACAATATCTCATCAATTTCTGTTGCTTGACTCTAGCAATGGCTTCAAGGCGAACGCAATCGTTGACCTTTTAGAACAGGATATATTACGTCCCCCGTCGACTCATTTTCAGTGGTATGATTCCAAAGCATTTTTGTTCTCAACTTATAGTTTTAAAATAGGACATTTGATGACCTGGTCACAATTGGTACTTACATCAGTGCAGAAGGGTAATTATATAGAGTCGTTGCTGCTGTTGGAATACTTTTTAAATGAAGAGTCAAAACTGAATAAcattctattttatgaGAATAAAGATACgccaaagaagaaggtaCTATTTGAACCCTTCTATAACTTGGCAATGGCAGCCGTTGGATTTCTGATCAAGTCTGAAATCGCATCCAATTCAAAGTATGAAGAGTTGTTTACTTTAATTTTTCGTATTTGGGGTCAATTTACGAATGGTCGACAAAGCTCGATTGTCGCTAATGAGGATCTGATAGACAAAATTTCAGAGTTACTTCCGAATGAGAAGAAATCTTTATATTATGAAGCACTAGCACTAGCTGTTGTGTATGGAAAAGTAAAGAGACTACCGGCTGAAAGTTTCAAAGAGCTCATTCAGGATCAAGCAACAAAAAGGCATGTCATTCGTCTACAGGAGATTTTAACAAGTTTAGATGTTGCTAATCTCGATATTGATTTAGCTGTTAGAGTTTGCAATAAGGAAGGTCTAATTGATCTGTCCATTTACATTTGGAATATGATTTTCAATGATTACTTAACACCATTTATTGAATTCTTACAATCCATAGCAACTTCAAATGGAACTAAAACGACAGCTGCACAGAACTTGTCCATAGGTATAAATGATCCTAGAATGGTTTTCAAATACCTTGAGTGTATTTTTGGCAGCAAACAATATCCTCTTGGGAATCGGAATATACCTGTTAAATCGGCACAAATTGcatttgaacaaattttaAGCGTCTTATTTAGTGGGACTTCGATACGATGGCCGTTATCATCTACAAATAATTTCCAATTGTATAAGATGGATGAAGAACCAGCTTTTCCGTATTTAACGCTTTTGCTAGATTATAACGTTGAATCCTGCCTTCAAATGCTTGATCACCTATTTGAATCCGATATTTTAAATGTGGACGAGTCAGACTTAGATGGTGACAGTGTATTTAGCAGACAATACATCACAGAAATTCTAATGGATTATATGTTGAACAATAAGAATAATGGAAATGGCGTTGCGGTAGGAACTTTTATAGCAAGGAACTGTCCAAAATATCCTCAATTTATTCATGTGTCCAACAAATACTATGATAGTATCATAGATGTTATTTGTaacaataaaattgaatCTCTAAAGAAGCGATCAGAAACTGCTTTAGAGGCTATCATCAGTAAATACACTCCCAAAGATGAAAATCAGTTTGTTGAAatgattaaaaaaaatatgtttCTGAAGGCTTTAGTGATGTTTTAtagaatttcaaataaGTTTTCTGATATGATTGAGATTATTGTTGGTGATGAATCAGCTTCTGCTTTTACTTCACAAGAAACTTCCGACATTCTAAACTTTGTTTTAAGAAATGTCAAAGAAAGTATTGATAAACTAAAAATCAAAGATGCTATTGCTTGCCATTTTAATCAAATTATCCAAAATGTTGACCTTGATGAATTCATTACTATTTGCCAAAATTTTGATCCAGCATTGCATGATTCAATACTTCttaatgaagatgaagatctCAAGTATAGATATATTAACATTCTGTTTGATGATACGAAGCTTCTTCCAGAAGAAAGACCTGCATTATTGGGTTGGTATCTGCATGAGTCTGTAAAACGTGGagatgaaaagaagttGATAGATCTTCTAAACAAAATTACACGCCCTCCAAAAGATGTGAATAACCTGATAGAGTATTTAATACATTCGACATTCTTTGAATCAGCTTCTATATTGTACTCCCTACTTGGTGATAAATTCCAGCAGTTAAGGACATTGCTATCCGCTGTTGAATGTTTGAATAAGAACAATATTAATCAAGAACTCATCAAGCCGCATATCTTTAAAGCCGTTTCTATAGCAAATTCGGCGGttgttgatgaaaagaaatactgGTGTGCAATATTGGAATGTCTGATACgtctttttatttctgaCAATATATCAACAGTGAATGGAGGGTTTCAATTATATAGCATGATGGTAAATGTTTTTGTAAGCATATCGGAAAAGGGATATGATATAGATAACGAGGATACAAAAAGGTTCAGTAAGATCTTTGAGAATGCACTGGAAAACCAAGAACTTTTACTAGTGAAAAGCAATAGATTCCGGGATGGCTTTGTTGAGATTTTTAACCAATATAACCTAAGTGAGAATGTATTAAAGCTAGTGTTGGCAGTGGTGATGAACTACTCCTCTGAAAGtgatattttgtatttgctGAGTCAACGAAGAGGCTGGTCAATCGGATCCGATGTCTGTGAGATATGTGGGAAAAAGTTGTGGGGTATTGGATTAGCCAAAAAGGACTTTGAGACCTGGAAAATAAGATTTGAGAATGAAAGTGACTTCTACAAACTAAGTTTAAATCATGATGTTGTTGTATTTAAGTGTAGGCATGCTTTCCATGACAAATGTCTAGGTAATTTGGGTCAGAATGGTGAGTATCATTGCCTATTTTGCAGGTACAAGGTATAA
- the TFC3 gene encoding transcription factor TFIIIC subunit TFC3 (CAGL0A00803g~Protein of unknown function) yields MVLYPDELVSQLCEEIAYEKGAVSLAQLWNIAETVMGVTALDDDEPMQRYILQSLFSDPEVLVMDGEGNSVTKSVTEIDSACVVSISEEKLWQVLTGGYSKKDSSIGNSAFQLLVEIAHARGQGINTMELAQITKQDPRSITGRLKKLDNLIKSVQVIHNGHVVKNLRLRKFITDINEEENEEVYISMRDHLAEIVDVVKNSKNCIRQVSDLKRQLQFDKTKRLSRAFISAIAWLDENGYLRKVIVVSPVNPDVKIRCVKFLKDYKPSQDANEFSDSDMGEMSNDEDEAENDDDEAIERLNSTSTTDVLQGQELVLQEPSNTTSTTNGNNNIYMNRFYPIQNQTYAMVEKTGVKGLPTMDIINSLTGRDYKRPFGKISDYYMVSKNSKAKGANFKKNNKYQLTRLYDFEGKKKFYRFFTKENFEKLTDTTVGNAEVKNYNWPSDLKKQNQNIYQLSKKLFSPLNVTLRTTLDNSGKRIFFWNGELDIERPEIPSGSKKRKITVSEGERKSKSVQEKRSRNISDNLVEKDVEGTKLPLLNIDGFSASSLRSLSRQKAIMKVLEKSGGVSLLREQFFEDVTNYMSSSTVIDKKTLKGDVDLMIGNSKLTLYTDPDTQKKVIHFPDVPMAKISDLLTDTKDNKKNFFKDILHDTDIYFYDQNAKDRFNRKMKATERIRKYQNGRKNNNSEVRNTNSSSVKLFEERKRSRKERIDRTKKHNGNITPIVEDKQLEKASRDFNISTKLGIAKLIKLVVISKSIKNEVVWSQITTLFPYNSIDNLKRQWTARRIKMGQHGWKALLSKWRKILLQGISEELVTLEQTENLELSILLRLWEDKEKEVDSERVKLLYNYQENLKQLTFLKKGDNKTVSTHSSIAMSSMIQREIASLKHTPTLSHECLPDVEQKARRQDQIRTIVRSILVESKEMNKNEIDILKDVPRDELDAIIMDMAKQKQLYLHSSKLKPTERIFELLQTKGDFSAFKKAANLSEKIAQMLNSSYGIVINEEFEDVCSWIFIDLIDTGDACISIMPLERHVRPLKYTTRSFEIKTLTPPLVLYNGNGSTGINFDVKQIPVPLGKPFSKLWIDSEGSLRSDIWKSLLTIVLTDILFKPGVQSTTIASDCESLIGVEEIEVICQWLINKNLIVKDDNDGFTVQSRWYNLLKV; encoded by the coding sequence ATGGTGTTGTATCCTGACGAGCTAGTCTCGCAATTGTGTGAGGAGATAGCGTATGAGAAAGGCGCGGTTTCATTAGCGCAGCTGTGGAATATTGCCGAGACAGTTATGGGTGTTACAGCATTGGATGATGATGAGCCGATGCAGCGCTATATCCTACAGTCTCTGTTTTCGGACCCAGAAGTGCTGGTCATGGATGGTGAGGGCAACAGTGTAACCAAGTCGGTCACTGAGATAGACTCAGCATGCGTGGTGAGCATTAGTGAAGAGAAGTTGTGGCAAGTGCTTACTGGCGGTTACTCTAAAAAGGACTCCTCTATCGGAAATTCAGCCTTCCAATTGTTGGTTGAGATTGCACACGCCAGAGGACAAGGTATTAATACCATGGAACTAGCGCAGATAACGAAACAGGATCCACGTAGTATTACAGGAAGACTTAAGAAGCTCGACAATTTAATCAAAAGTGTTCAGGTTATTCATAACGGTCATGTGGTGAAGAACTTAAGACTTCGCAAATTCATCACAGATATAAATGAAGAGGAGAATGAGGAGGTATACATAAGTATGAGAGATCATTTGGCTGAGATCGTAGACGTCGTTAAAAACTCGAAAAATTGCATACGCCAAGTGAGTGATCTCAAAAGACAATTACAATTTGATAAGACAAAGCGATTGTCAAGAGCTTTCATAAGCGCAATTGCTTGGTTAGATGAGAATGGATATTTGAGAAAGGTAATCGTAGTATCTCCAGTGAATCCAGACGTCAAAATAAGGTGTgtcaaatttttgaaagattaTAAACCTAGTCAGGACGCCAATGAATTCTCAGATTCAGATATGGGTGAAATGtcaaatgatgaagatgaagcaGAAAATGACGATGACGAGGCAATTGAACGTCTGAATAGTACGAGTACTACTGATGTTTTACAAGGCCAAGAATTGGTTTTGCAAGAACCATCTAACACCACTTCAACCACTAATGGAAATAACAACATATATATGAATAGATTCTATCCAATTCAGAATCAAACATATGCAATGGTAGAGAAGACCGGGGTTAAAGGATTGCCAACGATGGATATTATAAATTCACTGACTGGCAGAGATTACAAGAGGCCGTTTGGTAAAATAAGTGATTATTATATGGTGTCGAAAAATAGCAAAGCAAAAGGCGCTAATtttaagaaaaataataaatatcaGTTAACTAGACTTTATGATTTCGAGGGTAAAAAGAAGTTTTATCGTTTCTtcacaaaagaaaatttcGAAAAGTTAACTGACACAACGGTAGGCAATGCTGAAgtcaaaaattataattgGCCCTcagatttgaagaaacagaacCAGAACATTTACCAATTGTCGAAAAAGCTATTCTCACCTTTGAATGTGACACTAAGAACCACATTAGACAATAGTGGCAAGCGTATATTTTTCTGGAACGGAGAGCTTGATATCGAACGCCCTGAAATTCCTAGCGGCTCAAAAAAACGAAAGATCACTGTATCTGAAGGAGAGCGCAAATCGAAATCAGTACAGGAGAAAAGGAGTAGAAATATATCCGATAATTTGGTAGAAAAGGACGTTGAAGGCACTAAACTACCTCTGTTAAATATTGATGGGTTTTCAGCAAGTTCACTTAGATCATTGAGTAGACAGAAGGCTATCATGAAAGTTCTAGAAAAAAGTGGAGGCGTATCTCTCCTTCGGGAGCAGTTTTTCGAAGATGTTACTAATTATATGTCCTCCAGTACCGTGATCGATAAAAAGACACTAAAAGGTGATGTAGATTTAATGATTGGTAATTCAAAGCTAACACTTTACACAGATCCTGATACACAGAAAAAAGTAATACATTTTCCAGATGTACCAATGGCAAAGATATCAGATTTACTGACTGATACAAAagacaacaagaagaattttttCAAGGATATCCTACATGATACAGATATTTACTTTTACGATCAAAATGCAAAGGACAGATTTAATAGAAAGATGAAAGCTACAGAGAGGATTAGAAAGTACCAAAATGGTAGGAAGAATAATAACAGTGAAGTCAGAAACACTAACTCTTCATCTgttaaattatttgaagaaaggAAGAGATCTCGAAAGGAACGGATTGATAGGACAAAAAAACATAACGGTAACATTACACCTATTGTAGAGGATAAACAACTCGAAAAAGCTTCAAGAGatttcaatatttctaCAAAGCTTGGTATAGCCAAGCTAATAAAGCTGGTTGTGATTTCTAAATCTATAAAGAATGAGGTTGTTTGGAGCCAAATTACGACTTTATTTCCCTACAATTCTATAGACAATTTAAAAAGACAATGGACAGCTCGCCGCATCAAGATGGGACAACATGGTTGGAAAGCCTTACTAAGTAAATGGCGTAAAATATTACTTCAGGGAATAAGTGAGGAGCTTGTAACACTGGAACAAACTGAAAACTTAGAACTCTCGATTTTGCTACGATTGTGGGAggataaagaaaaagaggTTGACTCTGAAAGAGTAAAACTATTGTATAATTATCAAGAAAATCTAAAACAGCTGACGTTCCTTAAAAAAGGTGATAACAAGACGGTCAGTACTCACAGCTCCATTGCTATGTCCTCCATGATCCAAAGAGAAATTGCTTCTTTAAAACACACACCAACACTATCTCATGAATGCTTGCCAGATGTGGAACAAAAGGCTCGCAGGCAAGATCAGATTCGCACAATAGTAAGATCAATATTAGTAGAGTCGAAAGAGATGAATAAGAACGAAATCGATATCTTGAAGGATGTGCCTAGAGATGAATTAGATGCCATTATCATGGATATGGCAAAGCAAAAGCAGTTGTATCTCCATAGCTCAAAACTGAAACCTACagaaagaatatttgaacTTTTACAAACAAAGGGAGACTTTTCGGCGTTCAAGAAAGCAGCGAATTTGTCGGAAAAAATAGCTCAAATGCTGAATTCTTCGTACGGTATAGTAATTAATGAAGAGTTTGAAGATGTTTGTTCTTGGATATTTATAGATTTGATCGACACAGGTGATGCTTGCATCAGTATAATGCCCTTAGAAAGACATGTAAGACcattaaaatatacaaCAAGGTCATTTGAAATTAAGACGTTGACGCCGCCGCTTGTTCTTTACAATGGTAATGGAAGTACGGGTATAAACTTTGATGTAAAGCAAATTCCAGTCCCATTGGGAAAACCATTTTCCAAGCTATGGATTGATTCTGAAGGCTCTCTTAGATCGGATATTTGGAAGTCGCTACTAACAATAGTGTTAACagatattcttttcaaacCAGGTGTACAGAGCACTACCATTGCAAGCGATTGCGAAAGTCTAATTGGCGTTGAGGAAATTGAAGTTATTTGCCAATGGCTAATCAACAAGAATTTAATTGTCAAGGATGATAATGATGGCTTCACTGTACAAAGTCGTTGGTACAACTTACTTAAAgtatga
- the SFH1 gene encoding Sfh1p (CAGL0A00825g~Has domain(s) with predicted role in chromatin remodeling and nuclear chromosome localization), which yields MVKAVERRLVPQGVVTNFYNRVKEDGTIVQSLQRGGGSRRSRAVNYSEVDAFEDFEESDDERQGSNNRSASTEAVVDDKLPENVVLPDLEDIITGESDPSLNVLKFRKVRDTFFGGRIAIRYKLELDQNEVRSSSLAVPIIVPITLKLEDTADGISITDSLLWNINDTSVTPEQFSLVYCRDLGILGNNYIQQQIATLIRDQIENYRTLSGHLLQANENMRSYPDFHVHLNIACNLNSRYYEDNFQWNINDESLTPEKFATIVVKDLGLTRDFLPSISQVLHEQLLQIKKEWIKGEFNHELIHPDENNRMVRIEANQGELDRAWSPRVEVLSMDEIQKREVERERQLRRMKRDSDRLGRRGRRK from the coding sequence ATGGTTAAGGCTGTGGAAAGACGGCTTGTACCGCAGGGTGTGGTTACTAATTTCTACAACAGAGTGAAGGAGGATGGGACGATAGTACAGTCGTTGCAGCGTGGTGGTGGTTCGCGGAGGTCGCGGGCGGTCAATTACTCTGAGGTTGATGCTTTTGAGGATTTTGAGGAGAGCGATGATGAAAGGCAAGGGAGTAATAACCGAAGTGCGAGCACCGAGGCAGTTGTGGATGATAAATTGCCTGAGAATGTGGTTCTACCGGACCTGGAGGATATTATCACGGGTGAAAGCGATCCATCTTTGAATGTACTGAAGTTTAGGAAAGTTCGAGATACTTTCTTCGGTGGTAGGATTGCTATCAGGTATAAATTAGAACTCGATCAGAATGAGGTGCGATCATCTTCACTAGCTGTGCCAATAATTGTGCCAATAACGCTAAAACTAGAAGACACTGCTGATGGAATTTCCATTACCGACTCTTTACTATGGAACATAAATGACACTTCGGTAACGCCAGAGCAATTTTCCCTGGTTTATTGCCGTGATTTAGGGATTTTGGGGAATAACTACATACAACAACAGATTGCAACACTGATAAGGGATCAAATTGAGAATTACAGAACTTTAAGCGGGCATTTGTTGCAAGCCAACGAAAATATGCGATCGTATCCAGACTTTCACGTTCATTTAAACATCGCATGTAACTTAAACAGTAGGTATTACGAGGACAATTTCCAGTGGAACATCAATGATGAATCTTTGACACCCGAGAAGTTTGCTACCATTGTGGTGAAGGATCTTGGTCTAACGAGGGATTTCTTGCCATCCATATCTCAGGTTCTTCACGAACAATTGTtacaaataaagaaagaatgGATTAAAGGTGAGTTCAATCATGAGCTGATACATCCAGATGAGAATAATAGAATGGTGAGAATTGAAGCCAACCAAGGTGAACTGGACAGAGCGTGGTCACCAAGAGTTGAAGTATTATCAATGGATGAGATTCAAAAGAGGGAAGTAGAGAGAGAAAGACAATTAAGAAGAATGAAGAGAGATTCTGATAGACTAGGAAGAAGAGGTCGCCGAAAGTGA
- the TAD3 gene encoding Tad3p (CAGL0A00847g~Ortholog(s) have tRNA-specific adenosine deaminase activity, tRNA-specific adenosine-34 deaminase activity, role in tRNA wobble adenosine to inosine editing and cytosol, nucleus, tRNA-specific adenosine-34 deaminase complex localization), with the protein MVKKVDNKIKIDFKRCIVEDRLLQIQPLDISNVPELCNVWTIDIQPQLSKSFIELVKLNTRDQDPIPLAHCKRIRKVINEEGNSLLRCIICSTLMYDNIDEVRELIKFDYENLNSSNKVPKRGPYDKDLVKEWSEKYWPLVWNGNPNDQILNDSEFKMDEINFYLKIIQEESKRIGKESGSLPIVSVFVDPKFKGDFIIAVDQRSHSEEEHLSLKIDHSIMVGINKVANTEKKRRSLEDCNNVPQNYLCLDFDVYTTHEPCSMCSMALIHSRIKRCIFIEQMARTGALMANSGNSYCMHANKKLNSKYEVYKWIGDEYKVPTINKNICV; encoded by the coding sequence ATGGTGAAGAAGGTAGACAATAAAATTAAGATTGATTTCAAGCGCTGTATAGTGGAAGATCGTCTTTTGCAAATCCAACCTCTCGATATCAGTAATGTTCCTGAACTATGCAACGTGTGGACAATAGATATCCAGCCACAATTGTCAAAGTCCTTCATAGAATTGGTAAAGCTAAACACTAGGGATCAGGACCCGATACCTTTAGCACATTGTAAGAGAATTCGGAAAGTCataaatgaagaaggtAATAGTCTCCTGCGATGCATTATATGCTCCACACTAATGTACGATAATATTGACGAAGTAAGGGAATTAATTAAATTTGATTATGAGAATCTTAACTCGAGCAATAAGGTACCCAAGAGGGGTCCATATGATAAAGATTTAGTGAAGGAATGGTCAGAGAAGTATTGGCCTTTGGTTTGGAATGGTAATCCCAATGatcaaattttaaatgATTCAGAGTTCAAGATGGATGAAATAAACTTCTACCTCAAAATCATTCAAGAGGAATCTAAAAGAATAGGTAAGGAATCCGGATCTTTGCCCATAGTTTCAGTTTTTGTTGATCCCAAATTCAAGGGTGACTTTATTATAGCAGTAGATCAGAGATCGCAtagtgaagaagaacaccTCTCTTTAAAAATTGACCATAGTATTATGGTTGGTATAAACAAGGTTGCAAATACTGAAAAGAAGCGGAGGTCGTTAGAAGACTGTAACAATGTGCCGCAAAATTATTTATGCTTGGATTTTGATGTTTATACCACACATGAACCATGTTCTATGTGTTCAATGGCACTAATTCACTCTAGAATTAAACGGTGTATATTTATAGAACAGATGGCAAGGACTGGTGCCTTGATGGCAAACAGTGGTAATAGTTATTGTATGCATGCCAACAAGAAATTAAACTCAAAGTATGAAGTATACAAATGGATTGGTGATGAATATAAAGTACCAactataaataaaaatatttgtgtataa